In Oscillatoria acuminata PCC 6304, a single window of DNA contains:
- a CDS encoding CAP domain-containing protein: protein MPYLSQLEAQIIREMNQARTNPGDYADKLETLKTYYNGRFFQPPGETPIRTQEGIRAVDEAIRALRAMDSKPALRPSRGMSQAAADLVQDQGPRGGTGHTGSDRSTPFDRMNRYGRWRGGAAENISYGPDTAEQVVMQLIIDDGVSSRGHRENIFNGEFRWTGVACGPHQTYRQMCAIVYANGYDERE from the coding sequence ATGCCCTATTTATCTCAATTAGAAGCACAGATTATTCGGGAAATGAATCAAGCGCGGACCAATCCCGGGGACTATGCAGACAAACTCGAAACCCTGAAAACCTATTACAATGGCAGATTCTTTCAACCACCGGGGGAAACTCCCATCCGCACCCAAGAGGGCATCCGTGCCGTTGATGAAGCCATTCGGGCCCTGCGCGCAATGGATTCTAAACCCGCCTTGCGACCCTCCCGAGGGATGTCTCAAGCGGCAGCGGATTTAGTCCAGGACCAAGGGCCACGAGGAGGGACCGGACATACCGGCAGCGATCGCAGTACCCCATTTGACCGGATGAACCGTTATGGACGCTGGCGCGGGGGGGCCGCAGAAAACATTAGTTATGGTCCCGATACCGCCGAACAAGTGGTCATGCAACTGATTATCGATGATGGGGTGAGTAGTCGCGGTCATCGGGAAAACATTTTCAACGGCGAATTTCGCTGGACTGGGGTCGCCTGTGGCCCTCATCAAACCTACCGACAAATGTGCGCGATCGTCTATGCCAATGGATATGACGAACGGGAGTAG
- a CDS encoding SDR family NAD(P)-dependent oxidoreductase produces MSMETALITGASSGIGAAFARELARRHYNLILVARSQEQLNTLAQELRNEYPIQVEVIVQDLGQPQAATQVYQTVKDRGLTLDLLINNAGCGDYGPFASRNRSRQLEMIHLNIAALVELTHCVLPEMQQRRSGSIINVASIAGFQPLPYMSIYAASKAFVLSFSESLWAENLEFNLRIQALCPGPTYSNFFQKAGFPDPLKNTDKRVTIIPPEKVVQDSLRGLEKNQPVVVTGTFKAHIIVNLPRFFPRQVWVSFMGKMFKGGE; encoded by the coding sequence ATGAGCATGGAAACGGCTTTAATTACGGGAGCATCTTCTGGAATTGGTGCTGCATTTGCCCGAGAACTGGCTCGTCGTCATTACAATTTGATTCTCGTGGCGCGATCGCAAGAGCAACTCAATACCCTCGCCCAGGAACTGCGAAACGAGTATCCTATTCAGGTCGAAGTCATCGTCCAAGACCTTGGACAACCCCAGGCAGCCACCCAGGTTTATCAAACCGTCAAAGACCGAGGTTTGACCCTTGATTTACTGATTAATAATGCCGGATGTGGAGACTACGGACCCTTTGCCAGTCGCAACCGATCGAGGCAGTTAGAGATGATTCACCTCAATATAGCAGCCCTGGTGGAACTGACCCATTGTGTCTTACCCGAAATGCAACAGCGGCGATCGGGAAGCATCATTAATGTTGCATCCATCGCCGGATTTCAACCCCTGCCCTATATGTCCATTTATGCCGCTTCTAAAGCCTTTGTCCTCAGTTTTAGCGAATCACTCTGGGCCGAAAATCTCGAATTCAACCTCCGCATTCAAGCCCTTTGTCCCGGTCCAACCTACAGCAACTTTTTCCAAAAAGCTGGGTTTCCTGACCCCCTAAAAAACACCGATAAACGGGTCACTATTATCCCCCCTGAAAAAGTCGTTCAAGACTCTTTACGCGGTCTAGAAAAAAATCAACCCGTTGTCGTAACCGGAACCTTTAAAGCTCACATCATTGTTAATCTCCCCCGGTTTTTCCCTCGTCAGGTGTGGGTGAGTTTTATGGGAAAAATGTTTAAAGGAGGGGAGTGA
- a CDS encoding glycerol-3-phosphate acyltransferase, whose amino-acid sequence MTLTQVWGTLLIFILCPILGALPLIDWITRALTGQNLRRVGTGNIGVSAAFYHGGRVAGILAVISEASKGILAVLLARQFFPQNPEWELISLIALVMGRYWKGRGAGTTNVVWGFIVYDPTASGLIFLIGGISFTLVRERQQGRTLVLVLLPLITAALHSQQVERIAAAIALAVILYWIYQKMPDDLDLPATNSHEQSEKMFRFFRGDRALVSLDKQLDAAKVGAKAATLAALKQSGYPVPSGWVLPPGDDPAPLIAHLDPSPDSPLIVRSSAIGEDTETASAAGQYLSIANVISRPSLSEAITRCLTSYDRPNAAQYRQDSSPRVRSANPRQTARDAMAVLIQPQIPGVFSGVAFSRDPIAGQGDFVAIEALPGDCSRVVSGQVTPERYQVFICAADVDATTTWKLPEDQQLPLEGTGDVPRRLLQQVAYLVRHLENHYHGIPQDIEWTYDGESLWLLQARPITTLLPIWTRKIAAEVIPGTIRPLTWSLNRPLTCGVWGKLFSLVLGKRARHLDFLQTATLHFSHAYFNASLLGEIFLRMGLPPESLEFLTRGAPFSKPPVTSTLISLPGLLRLLRREIRLGFNFEDLEQGRLAPALAALESQKALSISEDKGQGSGGSSLTPQFLLQRIDEILELLETVTYYNILSPLSFALRKGMLKVSDRELDYGKTPEISAVQALQEIANAALSVLPDLDEISLPGDKTGDCSQLFAVLAEMPDGQTIFDQFDEFLNRYGYLSDVATDIAVPTWKEDPRPVRQLFTQQLFQPVPLANKPKSQRIKAQIVQSRLDLKGRVAVIYNKLLAHLRWSFLALEQQFLETEIIAQSGDIFFLEFGEIRQLIEGSNLELRHRIRQLITDRRDAFARDKKLQSVPAVVYGNTPALPSSVTPTVVDLSQGLRGIGASAGVVEGRVKVLRNLQEVSPIDKETILVVSYTDAGWSAVLARAGGLISEVGGQLSHGAIVAREYGIPAVMDVTDATSRLQDGQRVRIDGAQGTVLIMGDE is encoded by the coding sequence ATGACGCTGACGCAAGTTTGGGGAACATTACTGATTTTCATCCTCTGTCCTATCTTAGGGGCCTTACCTCTAATTGATTGGATCACTCGTGCCCTCACCGGCCAAAATTTGCGTCGGGTGGGAACCGGGAATATAGGGGTCTCTGCGGCCTTCTATCATGGGGGACGAGTTGCCGGTATCCTCGCGGTGATATCCGAGGCATCAAAAGGAATTTTAGCCGTATTGCTGGCCAGACAGTTTTTTCCCCAGAATCCAGAATGGGAATTAATTTCCTTGATTGCCCTGGTGATGGGTCGGTATTGGAAAGGACGAGGGGCCGGGACCACTAATGTAGTTTGGGGGTTTATCGTCTATGACCCGACTGCCTCGGGGTTGATTTTTTTGATTGGGGGGATTAGTTTTACACTGGTGCGAGAGCGTCAGCAGGGTCGGACCTTAGTGTTGGTACTCCTGCCACTGATTACCGCTGCCTTGCACTCCCAGCAAGTCGAACGAATCGCCGCCGCGATCGCCCTGGCGGTAATACTCTACTGGATTTACCAAAAAATGCCTGACGATTTAGATTTGCCTGCCACCAACAGTCATGAACAATCTGAAAAGATGTTTCGCTTTTTCCGAGGCGATCGCGCCTTGGTTTCTCTGGACAAGCAACTCGATGCCGCTAAAGTCGGCGCAAAAGCCGCTACATTAGCGGCCCTCAAACAGTCCGGCTATCCCGTTCCCTCGGGATGGGTCCTCCCTCCCGGGGATGACCCCGCCCCCTTGATTGCTCATCTCGACCCCTCCCCAGACTCTCCCCTGATTGTCCGGTCCTCCGCCATTGGCGAAGATACGGAAACTGCCTCCGCTGCGGGTCAATATCTGTCCATTGCCAACGTCATCTCTCGCCCCAGTTTGAGTGAAGCGATTACCCGCTGCTTAACCTCCTACGATCGCCCCAATGCCGCTCAATATCGCCAGGATTCCAGCCCCAGAGTGCGATCAGCCAATCCTCGTCAAACGGCAAGAGACGCGATGGCGGTTCTAATTCAACCCCAAATTCCCGGGGTGTTTTCCGGTGTCGCCTTTAGTCGGGACCCCATTGCTGGACAAGGGGATTTTGTGGCGATCGAAGCCCTCCCCGGAGACTGTTCCCGCGTCGTCTCCGGACAAGTCACCCCAGAACGTTACCAAGTCTTTATCTGTGCTGCCGATGTCGATGCCACCACAACCTGGAAACTCCCCGAGGACCAACAACTCCCCCTCGAAGGCACCGGCGATGTCCCCCGGCGATTGCTGCAACAAGTCGCCTATCTCGTCCGCCATCTGGAAAACCACTACCACGGCATTCCCCAAGACATTGAATGGACCTACGATGGCGAGTCCCTCTGGCTATTGCAGGCGCGTCCCATCACCACCCTGCTACCCATCTGGACCCGCAAAATCGCTGCCGAAGTTATTCCCGGGACCATTCGTCCCCTCACCTGGTCCTTGAATCGTCCCCTCACCTGTGGCGTCTGGGGGAAACTGTTTAGTCTCGTCTTAGGCAAACGCGCCCGTCATCTGGATTTTCTGCAAACTGCCACCCTGCATTTTTCTCATGCCTACTTTAACGCCTCCTTACTGGGGGAAATCTTTCTCCGCATGGGTTTACCCCCAGAAAGTCTGGAATTTTTGACCCGAGGTGCACCCTTCAGTAAACCCCCCGTAACCTCTACCCTGATTTCCCTGCCTGGATTACTGCGCTTACTGCGGCGAGAAATCCGACTGGGATTTAATTTTGAGGACTTAGAACAGGGGCGTTTGGCCCCCGCCTTGGCAGCATTGGAATCTCAAAAAGCCCTTTCCATTTCTGAGGATAAGGGACAGGGATCCGGCGGTTCTTCTTTAACCCCCCAATTCCTGCTGCAACGGATCGATGAGATTTTGGAGTTGTTAGAGACGGTCACCTATTACAATATTTTGTCCCCCCTGAGTTTTGCCTTGAGAAAGGGAATGCTCAAAGTTAGCGATCGCGAACTGGATTATGGGAAAACTCCAGAAATCTCCGCAGTCCAGGCCCTCCAAGAAATCGCCAATGCCGCCCTCTCGGTCCTACCGGACTTAGATGAAATTAGTCTTCCTGGGGATAAAACAGGAGATTGTTCTCAACTGTTTGCCGTCCTGGCTGAAATGCCCGACGGACAAACGATTTTTGACCAATTTGATGAGTTTCTCAACCGCTACGGCTATTTGAGCGATGTTGCCACCGATATCGCCGTTCCCACTTGGAAAGAAGACCCCCGACCTGTGCGGCAACTGTTTACTCAACAGTTGTTTCAACCCGTTCCTCTGGCGAATAAACCCAAATCCCAACGCATCAAAGCCCAAATTGTTCAAAGTCGTCTTGATTTAAAGGGTCGGGTGGCGGTGATTTATAACAAGTTATTGGCCCATTTGCGCTGGAGTTTTTTAGCCTTAGAGCAGCAGTTTTTAGAAACCGAAATAATTGCTCAATCCGGGGATATTTTCTTTTTAGAGTTTGGGGAAATTCGGCAATTAATAGAAGGCTCAAATTTGGAATTAAGACATCGTATCCGGCAATTAATTACGGACCGACGGGATGCGTTTGCCCGGGATAAAAAGCTGCAATCTGTGCCTGCTGTGGTCTATGGAAATACACCGGCCCTGCCTTCGAGTGTGACTCCGACAGTCGTTGATCTGTCTCAAGGATTGCGGGGAATTGGTGCAAGTGCAGGGGTTGTGGAAGGTCGAGTCAAAGTGCTTCGTAATTTACAAGAAGTTAGCCCGATTGATAAGGAAACGATTCTGGTTGTTTCTTACACGGATGCGGGTTGGTCCGCTGTATTAGCCCGCGCTGGGGGGTTAATTTCGGAGGTGGGAGGTCAACTCTCCCACGGGGCGATCGTGGCACGCGAGTACGGAATTCCTGCGGTTATGGATGTCACTGATGCGACTTCTCGCCTCCAAGATGGTCAACGGGTTCGGATTGATGGTGCACAAGGTACGGTACTAATTATGGGAGATGAATAA
- a CDS encoding zinc-dependent alcohol dehydrogenase, translated as MLAALLYGKEDLRLEIVPDPTPDLGEVVIRVKTATTCGTDLKVWRRGGHAKMLQLPTLFGHEAAGEIVAMGEGVQGWQIGSRVVANNSAPCFNCFFCDRHAYSLCPNITWNNGTFAEYLKIPAAIVQANLLAIPPDVPDELASLTEPLACVLHGIDRSPIQPKDRVIVIGDGAIGLMFVAALTTRCAEVLLFGGNDNRLEIGRKLGAFRTFNYHQLEQPIPEVVRSHTDGWGADVVIEATGVPAVWETAIACGRPGAIINLFGGCPKDTTITVNTERLHYSELTLKGVFHNTPYHVREALSTIANRQIPFELLISDRRSLKDLERTFQDMRDRQAIKVAIVPG; from the coding sequence GTGTTAGCGGCATTACTGTACGGAAAAGAAGACTTACGTTTAGAGATTGTACCGGATCCGACGCCGGATTTGGGGGAAGTCGTGATTCGGGTGAAAACTGCCACGACTTGCGGAACAGATTTGAAGGTATGGCGGCGTGGGGGTCATGCCAAGATGTTGCAACTTCCCACGTTATTTGGACATGAGGCAGCAGGGGAAATTGTGGCAATGGGGGAGGGGGTTCAGGGATGGCAAATTGGCAGTCGCGTGGTGGCCAATAATTCCGCCCCTTGCTTTAATTGTTTTTTCTGCGATCGCCACGCCTATTCCCTCTGTCCTAACATCACTTGGAATAACGGCACTTTTGCAGAATACTTGAAAATTCCTGCGGCCATTGTTCAAGCTAATTTATTAGCAATTCCTCCTGATGTTCCCGATGAATTGGCCTCATTAACCGAACCCTTGGCCTGTGTTTTACATGGCATAGACCGTTCGCCAATTCAGCCGAAAGACCGGGTTATTGTGATTGGGGATGGAGCAATTGGATTAATGTTTGTCGCTGCTTTAACAACCCGTTGCGCTGAAGTTTTGTTATTCGGCGGTAATGATAATCGTTTGGAAATTGGCCGAAAATTGGGAGCATTTCGGACCTTTAATTATCATCAATTAGAGCAACCGATTCCCGAGGTGGTGCGATCGCACACCGATGGATGGGGTGCAGATGTGGTCATCGAAGCGACAGGAGTACCGGCAGTCTGGGAAACCGCCATCGCCTGTGGACGTCCCGGTGCAATTATTAACTTATTCGGGGGTTGTCCAAAAGATACGACTATCACAGTGAATACTGAACGATTACATTACAGTGAACTGACTTTAAAAGGCGTATTTCATAACACCCCTTACCATGTCCGAGAAGCACTTTCTACCATTGCCAATAGACAGATTCCTTTTGAATTGTTAATCAGCGATCGTCGGTCATTGAAAGACTTAGAAAGAACGTTCCAGGATATGCGCGATCGCCAAGCAATCAAAGTGGCGATCGTCCCCGGATAA